TGGAGGCCGCGCTGCTGCTGGCCGCCGGGGACCTGCGCCAGCGCGACCTGCCCGGCCTGCGCCGGGCGGTGATGACCTCCGACGCCGTCCAGCGGATCGGCGACCGGCTCGCCGCGCACGGGCTGATGCTCGACCCGGCCCTGTTGCGCCGGGCCCGCTCGGCCCGCCGGCTGCTCTGGCTGGTGGTACTGGCAGTCCCGGTCAGCACCGTCGTCGGCTCGATCGTGGCGGCCGGCCGGCCGGCCGCCGAACGTCCGGTGCTGGGCGGCGCGATGGCGCTGCTGTTCGCGGGCGTCGTCCTGCTGGTGACGACCCGGCCGGCCCGCGGCCGGATCACCCCGTCGGGCCGGCGCCAGCTCCAGCAGCTGACCGGCATCGGGTGGCGCCCCCGGCACGGCGTGGGCATCGCGAGCGGCGCGCTGCTCGGCGTGGTGGCCCTGGAGGGTGTGAACGCCGGCCTGCCGGACGAGGAGCTGCAGGCGGCGATGCTGGCCGCGGCGCGGCCGATCACCG
The sequence above is a segment of the Kitasatospora sp. NBC_00240 genome. Coding sequences within it:
- a CDS encoding TIGR04222 domain-containing membrane protein, coding for MWHTTHLTVLTVLLIAAGLYTVVTYVRARRRSHPADLPGTGIPLLDAAFLAGGPGRVVDTVLVRMHQEGRVIVSRGGLVTVTANTSYDEVEAALLLAAGDLRQRDLPGLRRAVMTSDAVQRIGDRLAAHGLMLDPALLRRARSARRLLWLVVLAVPVSTVVGSIVAAGRPAAERPVLGGAMALLFAGVVLLVTTRPARGRITPSGRRQLQQLTGIGWRPRHGVGIASGALLGVVALEGVNAGLPDEELQAAMLAAARPITVPGSSSSSSSSCGSSATWCGSSDPGSSGGSSSCGSSSCGSASSCGSSSSSCGSSSSSCGSSSSSCGSSSSCGGGSSCGS